One part of the Olleya sp. YS genome encodes these proteins:
- a CDS encoding uracil-DNA glycosylase family protein, translating into MKTLLQEISHCILCKQHLPLGPKPIVEASINSKIILISQAPGQVAHRSGTAWDDAGGKRLKAWLDVTETQFYNPNNFAIIPMGFCYPGKGKTGDLPPRKECAPEWHDVILQKLSNIKLIILIGAYAQNYYLKETSKRTLTETVSEYKTYLPKYFPIPHPSPTNRFWRSKNPWFEELVVPELQKKVKEILNTL; encoded by the coding sequence ATGAAAACTTTATTACAAGAAATATCCCATTGTATTTTATGCAAGCAGCATTTGCCATTAGGACCAAAACCAATAGTTGAGGCAAGCATAAATTCAAAAATCATTCTAATTAGTCAAGCTCCTGGACAGGTAGCACATCGCTCTGGAACAGCATGGGATGATGCAGGAGGTAAACGACTAAAAGCATGGCTAGATGTAACTGAGACACAATTTTACAATCCCAACAATTTCGCCATTATACCAATGGGTTTTTGTTATCCTGGAAAAGGAAAAACAGGTGATTTGCCACCAAGAAAAGAATGCGCTCCAGAATGGCATGATGTAATACTACAAAAATTGTCAAACATTAAATTGATAATTTTAATTGGTGCTTACGCGCAAAACTATTACTTAAAAGAAACTTCTAAAAGGACTTTAACCGAAACAGTTAGTGAGTATAAAACGTACTTGCCTAAATATTTCCCGATACCACATCCAAGTCCAACAAATCGATTTTGGAGAAGCAAAAATCCTTGGTTTGAAGAATTGGTTGTGCCAGAGTTACAGAAAAAAGTAAAAGAGATATTAAATACGCTTTAA
- a CDS encoding carboxymuconolactone decarboxylase family protein, producing MPLVTPLSAEHDLETKELATFFNETLGFCPNSVLTMQRRPAISKAFINLNKAVMANEGKVTSALKRMIAWVSSNATGCRYCQAHAIRAAERYGAEQEQLDNIWEYRTHPAFNDAERAALDFSLAASQVPNAVNADIKKRLHDHWTEGEIVEMLGVISLFGYLNRWNDSMGTTMEDDAIESGNQYLGKHGFEVGKHDGSQY from the coding sequence ATGCCATTAGTCACACCATTATCAGCAGAACACGATTTAGAAACTAAAGAATTAGCTACTTTTTTTAATGAAACGCTTGGGTTTTGTCCAAACTCGGTATTAACCATGCAGCGTCGTCCTGCCATTAGTAAAGCGTTTATTAATTTAAATAAAGCAGTTATGGCTAATGAAGGTAAAGTCACTTCTGCTTTAAAACGTATGATTGCTTGGGTGAGTAGTAATGCTACGGGTTGTCGATACTGTCAGGCTCACGCTATTAGAGCTGCAGAACGTTATGGTGCAGAACAAGAACAGTTAGATAATATTTGGGAGTATCGAACACATCCTGCGTTTAACGACGCAGAGCGTGCTGCATTAGATTTTAGTTTAGCTGCTAGTCAAGTTCCAAACGCAGTTAATGCAGACATAAAAAAACGTTTACATGACCATTGGACAGAAGGCGAAATTGTAGAAATGCTAGGTGTTATCTCCTTATTTGGATACCTAAACAGATGGAATGACTCTATGGGAACAACTATGGAAGATGATGCTATTGAAAGCGGTAACCAATATCTTGGAAAACATGGTTTTGAGGTTGGAAAGCATGATGGGTCTCAGTATTAA
- a CDS encoding OsmC family protein, translating into MSHKITTVWKEDLIFESDNPNGYTFNLGQSDKENDPYKPLGPKATMLSSLAACSGLDVVSILEKMKVSLGDFKIEVEGELTDEHPKTYHTVTVDYHFSGQDLNEEKINRAVQLSIEKYCGVMDMFRQFAEVKTNIYFYNN; encoded by the coding sequence ATGTCGCATAAAATTACAACAGTTTGGAAAGAAGACCTAATCTTTGAAAGCGATAATCCTAATGGATATACATTTAATTTAGGTCAGTCGGATAAAGAAAATGACCCTTACAAACCTTTAGGTCCTAAAGCTACCATGTTATCTTCGCTAGCAGCTTGTTCTGGATTAGACGTAGTTTCAATACTAGAAAAAATGAAAGTATCACTTGGTGATTTTAAAATTGAAGTTGAAGGCGAACTAACAGATGAGCATCCCAAAACCTATCACACAGTTACAGTAGACTATCATTTTTCAGGACAGGATTTAAACGAAGAAAAAATTAATCGAGCAGTGCAATTATCTATTGAAAAGTATTGTGGTGTTATGGACATGTTTAGACAATTTGCTGAGGTAAAAACCAATATTTACTTTTATAACAATTAG
- the recJ gene encoding single-stranded-DNA-specific exonuclease RecJ — protein MRWTLKPKPNPETVKTLADSLQVDTSIASLLVQRGIETYEEAKTFFRPSLDHLHNPYLMKDMDKAVTRIEEAISSGENILVYGDYDVDGTTSVALLSSYLKTKTSQVATYIPDRYDEGYGISYKGIDFAQDNNFTLIIALDCGIKAIDKVAYAKEKRIDFIICDHHRPGSEVPNAVAVLDPKQDDCNYPYKELCGCGVGFKLIQALAETSNETIDNLIPYLDLVATAIGADIVPITGENRVLAYFGLQVVNQSPRAGFKAIINQIKKETLTITDVVFIIAPRINAAGRMKHGQYAVDLLTETDLQTAIKYAQEIEAFNTDRREADKNITIEALEQIQNNNEEDRLTSVVYQDNWHKGVIGIVASRLIETYYRPTLVFTKSGDKLAASARSVSGFDVYNALEACSEHIEQFGGHKYAAGLTLREENYEAFKQAFEDEVSKTIDRNLLIPEIKIDTQIELSTIDDKFWRIIKQFAPFGPGNMTPIFMTKNLKDTGYGKCVGEDDKHLRFTATNGGQKFVCIGFNLGDKLNLIKDKKPFRAVYSIDENHWNGNMSLQLKIRDLKA, from the coding sequence ATGCGCTGGACATTAAAACCAAAACCCAATCCTGAAACTGTAAAAACATTAGCAGATAGTTTACAAGTAGATACGTCTATTGCTTCGCTTTTAGTACAACGTGGTATTGAAACGTATGAAGAAGCTAAAACCTTTTTTAGACCTAGTTTAGACCATTTACACAATCCGTATTTAATGAAAGATATGGACAAAGCAGTTACTAGAATAGAGGAAGCTATTAGTAGCGGAGAAAATATTTTAGTTTATGGCGATTATGATGTGGATGGCACGACTTCGGTTGCATTATTGTCTTCGTACTTAAAGACAAAAACATCACAAGTAGCCACGTATATACCAGATAGATATGACGAAGGTTATGGTATTTCATATAAAGGAATAGACTTTGCGCAGGACAATAATTTCACCTTAATAATAGCATTAGATTGTGGTATTAAAGCAATAGATAAAGTCGCTTACGCGAAAGAAAAAAGAATTGATTTTATTATCTGCGATCACCACAGACCAGGTAGTGAAGTTCCTAATGCAGTTGCAGTTTTAGACCCAAAACAAGATGATTGTAACTATCCTTATAAAGAATTATGTGGTTGTGGAGTTGGTTTTAAACTCATCCAAGCTCTTGCTGAAACATCAAATGAAACCATAGATAATTTAATCCCATATTTAGATTTAGTAGCAACAGCAATTGGAGCAGATATTGTTCCAATAACAGGTGAAAACCGAGTATTAGCTTATTTTGGTTTACAAGTCGTTAATCAAAGTCCAAGAGCAGGTTTTAAAGCGATTATCAATCAAATTAAAAAAGAGACCTTAACCATCACAGATGTAGTCTTTATTATTGCACCTCGTATTAATGCAGCTGGACGTATGAAGCATGGTCAATACGCTGTGGATTTATTAACAGAAACCGATTTACAAACTGCAATAAAATATGCTCAAGAAATTGAAGCATTTAACACAGACAGACGCGAAGCCGATAAAAACATCACTATTGAAGCTTTAGAACAAATCCAAAATAATAACGAAGAAGACAGACTAACATCTGTGGTGTATCAAGACAATTGGCATAAAGGAGTTATAGGTATTGTCGCGTCTAGGTTAATAGAGACCTATTACAGACCTACTTTAGTCTTTACAAAAAGCGGAGATAAATTAGCAGCTTCTGCACGATCGGTTTCTGGTTTTGACGTGTATAACGCTTTAGAGGCTTGTTCTGAGCATATCGAGCAATTCGGAGGACATAAATACGCAGCAGGCTTAACACTTAGAGAAGAAAACTATGAAGCCTTTAAACAAGCGTTTGAAGATGAAGTCTCCAAAACAATAGATAGAAACCTACTAATTCCAGAAATTAAAATAGACACCCAAATAGAGTTAAGTACAATTGATGATAAGTTTTGGCGTATCATCAAACAATTTGCTCCTTTTGGACCTGGTAATATGACACCCATTTTTATGACTAAAAATCTTAAAGATACAGGTTACGGAAAATGCGTAGGAGAAGATGATAAACATCTAAGATTTACCGCTACAAATGGAGGACAAAAATTTGTCTGTATTGGTTTTAATTTAGGTGATAAACTAAATTTAATAAAAGATAAAAAACCGTTTAGAGCTGTGTATTCTATAGATGAAAATCATTGGAATGGTAATATGTCCCTTCAACTTAAAATTAGAGATTTAAAAGCGTAA
- a CDS encoding MFS transporter, whose amino-acid sequence MQKNDPYAALRIKEFNIFLLLRFALVFGWSMQFIVIEWQVYSLTKEPIYLGIIGLMEIIPAFTMALFAGHVVDQKEKRNLLALCIAAFSLISLGLFLLTWDKVVGDWSTQSILYGIYALVFFGGFLRSFFGPTIFSLIALIVPKKIYPNAATWSSSTWKAATVLGALFGGFLIDWIGVAMTLCTVFVLVALSFIITFQIQKKPILNPNIGESVKESLKVGLKFVFSDKAILGALSLDMIAVLFGGAVALLSVFAQDILHVGSKGFGILNASISIGSILTMFITTYLPVSKNAGKKLLVSIFGFGICIIIFGMSKLFWLSVLALFFSGVTDGVSMVIRQTILQLKTPDHMRGRVASVNSMFVGSSNELGAFESGVAAKYLGGAARAVIFGGVMTLLTVVAIGTKNKTLRNLDLTKDIEEHESETN is encoded by the coding sequence ATGCAAAAAAACGACCCATACGCAGCGCTTAGGATTAAAGAATTCAACATTTTTTTATTATTGCGTTTTGCACTAGTGTTTGGTTGGTCTATGCAATTTATTGTTATAGAATGGCAAGTGTATAGCTTAACAAAAGAACCCATATATCTAGGTATTATTGGTCTAATGGAAATTATTCCTGCTTTTACTATGGCATTGTTTGCAGGACACGTTGTTGACCAGAAAGAAAAACGAAACCTCCTTGCCTTATGTATTGCTGCTTTTTCGTTGATTAGTTTAGGCTTGTTTTTACTGACTTGGGACAAAGTAGTAGGAGATTGGTCTACACAATCTATTTTGTACGGAATTTATGCGTTGGTATTTTTTGGTGGCTTTTTACGATCGTTTTTTGGACCTACAATATTTTCGTTAATCGCACTAATAGTTCCTAAAAAAATATACCCAAATGCCGCAACTTGGAGTAGTAGTACTTGGAAAGCAGCAACTGTTTTAGGCGCTTTATTTGGAGGCTTTTTAATTGATTGGATTGGTGTAGCTATGACCTTGTGTACTGTATTTGTTTTAGTAGCATTATCTTTTATTATCACCTTTCAAATTCAGAAAAAACCAATTTTAAATCCAAATATTGGCGAGTCTGTAAAAGAGAGTTTAAAAGTTGGACTCAAGTTTGTGTTTAGTGATAAAGCAATTTTAGGGGCTTTATCTTTAGATATGATTGCGGTTTTATTTGGTGGAGCAGTAGCATTATTATCTGTTTTTGCACAAGATATTTTACATGTTGGATCTAAAGGATTTGGTATTTTAAATGCGTCCATATCTATTGGTAGTATCTTAACCATGTTTATAACCACTTATTTACCAGTTAGTAAAAATGCTGGAAAAAAATTATTGGTATCGATTTTTGGATTTGGTATATGCATCATCATATTTGGGATGTCAAAATTATTTTGGCTAAGTGTGCTAGCTTTGTTTTTTTCTGGTGTTACAGATGGTGTATCAATGGTTATCCGTCAAACAATTTTACAACTTAAAACACCAGACCATATGCGTGGTCGCGTAGCTTCTGTAAATAGTATGTTTGTAGGCTCTTCTAATGAGCTTGGTGCTTTTGAAAGTGGTGTAGCAGCTAAATACTTAGGTGGAGCTGCTAGAGCAGTTATTTTTGGAGGTGTTATGACTTTGCTAACTGTTGTGGCAATTGGCACTAAAAACAAAACCTTAAGAAATCTGGATTTAACCAAAGATATTGAGGAGCACGAAAGTGAAACTAATTAA
- a CDS encoding peptidoglycan-binding domain-containing protein: MKKILIAILVVIVLIFAYNQYKEYQRFHPKHANYNTSKPLDLNHHNQEVVYNYNEAVEQLNSYVTMQWSANGIDVRSPESDDAETTLAVNTYAKKLAKVKFYEAKLEQSKQLKDKGFSNESIQLFEETGMSQEAYQKHIEDKTFKNRLLLALPKGNLRSGEKSAFIYEIQKLLVKKGYEIPVDGVYKSITQNAILDFETKNNLFADGNIDQLTLETLMD, translated from the coding sequence ATGAAAAAAATTCTCATCGCTATTTTAGTCGTAATTGTATTGATATTTGCATACAATCAATATAAAGAATACCAACGTTTTCATCCAAAACATGCTAATTATAATACTAGTAAACCTCTAGATTTAAACCACCATAATCAAGAAGTGGTTTACAACTATAACGAAGCGGTTGAGCAACTAAACAGCTATGTAACTATGCAATGGAGTGCAAATGGTATAGATGTTAGAAGCCCAGAAAGTGATGATGCCGAAACCACTTTGGCAGTTAATACATATGCTAAAAAGTTAGCGAAAGTGAAGTTTTACGAAGCCAAATTAGAACAGTCTAAACAATTAAAAGACAAAGGGTTCTCTAATGAATCAATACAATTGTTTGAAGAAACTGGTATGTCACAAGAAGCTTATCAGAAACATATAGAAGACAAAACATTTAAAAATAGACTACTATTAGCTTTGCCAAAAGGTAATTTAAGGTCTGGAGAAAAAAGTGCTTTTATTTACGAAATACAGAAGCTTCTTGTCAAAAAAGGATACGAAATACCTGTTGATGGTGTTTACAAAAGCATTACCCAAAATGCCATTTTAGATTTTGAAACCAAAAACAATTTATTTGCGGATGGTAATATAGATCAGCTGACTTTAGAGACTCTAATGGATTAA
- a CDS encoding UDP-2,3-diacylglucosamine diphosphatase: MQIPEGKKIYFASDNHLGAPTKADSLPREKKFVAWLDMIKDDAAAIFLLGDLFDFWMEYRRVIPKGFTRTLGKLAEISDSGIPIYYFVGNHDLWMNGYFEEELNIPVYHKPKEFTFNNKTFFIGHGDGLGPHDKGYKRMKKLFTNPVAKWLFQRLIHPDFGMRLGNYLSVKNKMISGDEDAKFLGEDKEWLVQYCKRKLETKHRDYFVFGHRHLPLNIDLGNNSKYINLGDWIQYFTYGVFNGNTMELKEF, from the coding sequence ATGCAAATTCCAGAAGGGAAAAAAATATACTTCGCCTCAGACAATCATTTGGGTGCACCAACAAAAGCAGACTCACTTCCTCGAGAAAAAAAGTTTGTAGCTTGGTTGGACATGATTAAAGATGATGCTGCTGCTATTTTTTTATTAGGTGATTTATTTGATTTTTGGATGGAGTACCGAAGAGTCATCCCAAAAGGATTTACCAGAACGTTAGGAAAATTAGCAGAAATTAGTGACTCTGGAATCCCAATTTACTACTTTGTAGGTAATCATGATTTATGGATGAATGGTTATTTTGAAGAAGAGCTTAACATCCCAGTGTATCACAAACCAAAAGAGTTTACTTTTAATAATAAAACCTTTTTTATTGGTCATGGAGACGGTTTAGGACCACACGATAAAGGGTACAAACGCATGAAAAAGCTATTTACTAATCCAGTTGCAAAATGGTTATTTCAACGTTTAATACATCCAGATTTTGGGATGCGATTAGGTAATTATCTATCTGTAAAAAATAAGATGATTTCTGGTGATGAAGACGCTAAATTTTTAGGTGAAGACAAAGAGTGGTTGGTACAGTACTGTAAACGTAAACTAGAAACCAAACATCGTGATTATTTTGTGTTTGGACACAGGCATTTACCACTTAATATAGATTTAGGAAATAATTCTAAATACATCAATCTTGGCGATTGGATTCAGTATTTTACTTATGGTGTTTTTAATGGAAACACTATGGAGTTGAAAGAGTTTTAA
- a CDS encoding 6-carboxytetrahydropterin synthase produces the protein MSNIRITKQFTFETGHALYGYDGKCKNVHGHSYKLDVTVIGKPISDTTNVKFGMVIDFSDLKKIVKEEIVNVFDHATVFNKNTPHVELAKELEERGHNVLLVDYQPTSEMMVIDFAAKIKKRLPNSIKLHSLKLSETATSYAQWYASDNE, from the coding sequence ATGAGCAACATACGCATTACAAAACAATTTACTTTTGAGACTGGTCATGCACTATATGGCTATGACGGAAAATGTAAAAATGTCCATGGACACAGCTACAAATTAGACGTAACTGTTATTGGCAAGCCTATTTCGGACACTACAAATGTTAAGTTTGGGATGGTTATAGATTTTTCTGATCTTAAAAAAATTGTCAAAGAAGAGATTGTAAATGTCTTTGACCACGCAACTGTTTTTAACAAAAACACACCACACGTGGAGTTAGCCAAAGAACTTGAAGAAAGAGGTCACAATGTATTACTAGTGGATTATCAACCAACTAGTGAAATGATGGTTATTGATTTTGCTGCAAAAATAAAAAAGAGATTACCCAATAGTATTAAACTACACTCGTTAAAACTGTCTGAAACCGCAACCAGTTACGCACAATGGTATGCTAGTGATAACGAGTAA
- a CDS encoding MATE family efflux transporter: MNNTISLKNINRLAIPALISGISEPILSLTDAAVVGNVQLNPTESLAAIGIVTTFLSMLIWVLGQTRSAISSIISQHLGADKLDKVRELPAQAIFLITSLSLIIIATTYPFASQIFKLYNASDLILDYSVDYYKIRVFGFPFTLFVIAVFGTFRGLQNTYYPMIIAILGALLNVVLDFILVYGITDFIQPMHIQGAAYASVISQIFMAILSGYLLLTKTSIPLRIRFPFNVQIRNFVFMILNLFIRTLALNITLYFATKYATGYGKNYIAAYTIAINLWFLGAFIIDGYASAGNILSGKLFGEKNYKTLLQLSTRLIKIGILLGCIVAVIGAVLYYPIGKIFTQEPEVLQAFYDVFWIVLAMQPLCALAFIFDGMFKGLGKMKDLRNLLLLSTFLVFLPALFLADYYHLKLTGIFIAFTLWIVARGFPLIIKFRKLFLPLAQNH, encoded by the coding sequence TTGAATAATACCATCAGTTTAAAAAACATAAACAGATTAGCCATTCCTGCTTTAATTTCAGGTATTTCAGAGCCTATCCTGTCATTAACTGATGCTGCTGTTGTTGGAAATGTACAGTTAAACCCAACTGAATCTTTAGCTGCAATTGGAATTGTAACTACGTTTTTATCTATGCTAATTTGGGTTTTAGGCCAAACTAGAAGTGCTATTTCTTCAATAATATCACAACACTTAGGTGCTGATAAATTAGATAAGGTTAGAGAACTGCCTGCTCAAGCCATTTTTTTAATTACGTCATTAAGCTTAATTATTATTGCAACCACTTATCCATTTGCTTCACAAATTTTTAAATTGTATAACGCATCAGATTTAATACTAGATTATAGTGTTGACTATTATAAAATTAGAGTGTTTGGTTTTCCGTTTACCTTATTTGTCATCGCTGTTTTTGGAACATTTAGAGGGTTACAAAACACCTATTACCCTATGATAATAGCTATTTTGGGCGCTTTATTAAATGTTGTTTTAGATTTTATATTAGTTTACGGTATTACAGATTTTATACAACCAATGCACATACAAGGTGCAGCATATGCTAGTGTTATTTCTCAAATATTTATGGCTATATTATCTGGTTATTTACTGCTGACTAAGACTTCTATTCCGTTACGAATTAGATTTCCTTTTAATGTACAAATCAGGAATTTTGTGTTTATGATTTTAAATCTTTTTATTAGGACTTTAGCCTTAAACATTACGTTATATTTTGCCACAAAATACGCAACTGGTTATGGTAAAAATTATATTGCAGCATATACTATTGCTATAAACTTATGGTTTTTAGGTGCTTTTATTATAGATGGTTATGCAAGTGCTGGCAATATATTATCTGGTAAATTATTTGGAGAAAAAAACTACAAAACGTTGCTACAACTAAGCACAAGATTAATTAAAATAGGAATTCTATTAGGTTGCATTGTTGCGGTTATTGGAGCGGTGTTATATTATCCAATTGGAAAAATCTTCACTCAAGAACCTGAAGTACTACAAGCCTTTTATGACGTATTTTGGATAGTATTAGCCATGCAACCGTTGTGTGCATTAGCCTTTATTTTTGATGGAATGTTTAAAGGACTTGGTAAAATGAAAGATTTACGCAACCTACTTTTACTGTCTACCTTTTTAGTGTTTTTACCTGCTTTATTTTTGGCAGATTATTACCATTTAAAACTCACAGGAATTTTTATTGCTTTTACCTTGTGGATTGTGGCTAGAGGTTTTCCGTTAATTATTAAATTTAGAAAACTATTTTTACCACTAGCTCAAAACCATTAA
- a CDS encoding universal stress protein yields the protein MKSILVPVGSSKNAQSHLQYAVDFAQAFGAKLYVIQVYNVYTKSGTMIKIDHILERESLEFLNSHIAKVDTKNVEVVVKTFKGKLVDTLELVCKTLDIDLIILEPRTNSIKDEVYLGKTSGKIVKQTNIPALIVPEGYKYRPIVYILIALKSAIIKKEGVLVPLKSIKNQYKSIVNLLLVKTPYYNEGDFDVNTELSSLITKTTYSENATTFQGVLEHYKDNDPELLCVVRRKRGFFTKLWEKNAVLKKDFHSSTLPVLVLSGLK from the coding sequence ATGAAATCTATTTTAGTTCCTGTTGGTTCTTCCAAAAATGCACAAAGTCATTTACAATATGCAGTAGATTTTGCTCAAGCTTTTGGCGCAAAATTATACGTGATACAAGTCTATAACGTATATACAAAATCTGGAACCATGATTAAAATAGATCATATTTTGGAACGCGAAAGTTTAGAGTTTTTAAATAGTCATATCGCAAAGGTAGATACTAAAAATGTTGAAGTTGTAGTCAAAACATTTAAAGGAAAACTAGTTGACACTTTAGAATTGGTTTGTAAAACTTTAGATATTGATTTAATTATTTTAGAGCCAAGAACCAACTCGATAAAAGACGAAGTTTACTTGGGTAAAACTTCAGGCAAAATTGTAAAACAAACTAATATACCAGCTCTGATTGTACCTGAAGGCTACAAATATAGACCAATTGTATACATACTAATAGCATTAAAATCTGCTATAATAAAAAAAGAAGGAGTGTTAGTGCCTTTAAAATCTATAAAAAATCAATATAAATCTATTGTTAATCTTTTGTTGGTTAAAACACCATATTATAACGAGGGAGATTTTGATGTTAACACAGAGTTATCTAGTCTAATTACTAAAACTACTTATTCTGAAAATGCAACTACGTTTCAAGGTGTATTAGAACATTATAAGGATAATGATCCAGAATTATTATGTGTGGTTAGACGTAAAAGAGGATTTTTTACAAAACTCTGGGAAAAAAATGCGGTCTTAAAGAAAGATTTTCATTCTTCTACTTTGCCTGTTTTAGTGCTTAGTGGTTTAAAATAA
- a CDS encoding alpha/beta hydrolase: protein MIKKNQILTRKEQKPIVFDLFFNKTKELKPLVIFCHGYKGFKDWGAWDLVANTFKNCDLFFVKFNFSHNGGTVEQPIDFPDLEAFAENNYSKELQDLDDLLSYLCSENNSFLNEIDTKNITLIGHSRGGGIATIRANEDNRITKLITWASVSAFGKRTSTTGDLEQWKKDGVKYVLNGRTKQQMPHNYQFYLDYKANKERLNIEKACKNIQIPHLIIHAKDDPSVTFEEAKSLHSWNPKSELFAIKNSDHVFDAKHPWNHNLMPKALQMVTNKSLDFILNH, encoded by the coding sequence ATGATTAAAAAGAACCAAATTTTAACCAGAAAAGAGCAAAAACCGATTGTTTTTGACCTGTTTTTTAACAAAACTAAAGAACTTAAACCTTTAGTTATATTCTGTCATGGTTATAAAGGTTTTAAAGATTGGGGAGCTTGGGACTTGGTGGCTAACACCTTTAAAAACTGTGATTTATTTTTTGTGAAATTTAATTTTTCTCATAATGGTGGTACTGTAGAGCAACCCATAGATTTTCCAGACTTAGAGGCTTTTGCTGAAAATAATTATAGTAAAGAGTTACAGGATTTAGACGATCTACTGTCTTATTTATGTTCAGAGAATAATAGTTTTTTAAATGAAATTGATACCAAAAACATTACTTTAATTGGTCATTCTAGAGGAGGTGGAATTGCTACAATAAGAGCAAATGAAGATAACAGAATAACCAAACTAATAACTTGGGCAAGTGTTAGTGCATTTGGAAAACGCACCTCAACTACAGGAGATTTAGAACAATGGAAAAAAGATGGTGTTAAATATGTTTTAAATGGAAGAACAAAACAGCAAATGCCTCATAACTATCAATTTTATTTGGATTACAAAGCAAATAAAGAGCGATTAAATATTGAAAAAGCTTGTAAAAATATTCAAATTCCACATTTAATAATTCATGCTAAAGATGATCCGTCTGTTACATTTGAAGAAGCAAAATCTTTACATTCTTGGAATCCTAAAAGTGAATTATTTGCTATAAAAAATAGTGACCACGTCTTTGACGCTAAACACCCTTGGAACCATAACCTGATGCCAAAAGCATTACAAATGGTAACTAATAAAAGTTTAGATTTTATTTTAAACCACTAA